The following proteins are encoded in a genomic region of Comamonas resistens:
- a CDS encoding TRAP transporter large permease, with protein MLTSIFFLAVMMVGVPIGLCLCLSGIFYIYNTGSTVLLQSFPSQMFGGVDSYGLIAIPLFILIGEVMNSGGITRRLVDLSMAFVGSIKGGLAYVNILANMLVSSIIGSATAQVAIMSQVMVPEMEKQGYDKTFAAGLTVYGGMLGPIIPPSVMFVVYSVLAQVAVGDMLVAGILPGVLLTLLFFAVIACMGVIYNYPRSPRRSLRERAKTVLVSSPTLLIPLVIVGSILTGFANPTEAAAVGAVSAVLVGRYVTREFKYADLGAIMLRSGIYSAIVLFLVAAAAVFSWLLIYGKVPQMVAAWVQTVAHDPITFLLLVNVILLVIGTVIDGIPGLIMTAPILLPIATEIYHIDPRHFGVVIVINLVLGLMTPPVGLSFFVASAVTGAKPGPMFIVTLPFFIISCVALVMLSLFPSLSLGLLN; from the coding sequence ATGCTGACCTCCATATTCTTTCTCGCGGTCATGATGGTGGGCGTTCCCATCGGCCTCTGTCTTTGCCTTTCGGGGATTTTCTATATCTACAACACCGGAAGCACGGTGTTGCTGCAGTCCTTCCCTTCCCAGATGTTCGGGGGCGTGGACAGCTACGGCCTGATCGCCATTCCGCTCTTTATCCTGATCGGCGAGGTCATGAACAGCGGCGGCATCACACGCCGGCTGGTGGATTTGTCGATGGCCTTCGTGGGCTCCATCAAAGGCGGGCTTGCCTACGTGAATATCCTGGCCAACATGCTGGTGTCCTCCATCATCGGCTCTGCCACGGCGCAGGTGGCCATCATGTCGCAGGTGATGGTGCCGGAGATGGAAAAGCAAGGCTATGACAAGACCTTTGCCGCCGGCTTGACCGTCTATGGCGGCATGCTGGGGCCGATTATTCCGCCCTCGGTGATGTTTGTGGTCTACAGCGTTCTGGCTCAGGTCGCGGTGGGCGATATGCTGGTCGCCGGCATATTGCCGGGCGTTCTACTAACGCTGCTGTTCTTTGCCGTTATTGCCTGCATGGGCGTGATCTACAACTACCCGCGCAGCCCCCGGCGATCCTTGCGCGAACGGGCCAAGACCGTGCTGGTTTCCAGCCCGACGCTGTTGATTCCGCTGGTCATCGTAGGCTCCATCCTCACCGGCTTTGCCAACCCCACGGAGGCTGCCGCCGTGGGCGCGGTCAGCGCAGTGCTGGTCGGTCGCTATGTGACCCGCGAGTTCAAATACGCCGACCTGGGCGCGATCATGCTGCGCTCAGGCATTTACTCGGCCATCGTGCTGTTTCTGGTCGCCGCAGCGGCAGTGTTTTCGTGGTTGCTGATCTACGGCAAGGTGCCTCAGATGGTCGCAGCCTGGGTACAGACCGTGGCGCACGACCCGATTACCTTCCTGCTGCTGGTCAACGTGATTTTGCTGGTCATCGGCACGGTAATCGACGGCATCCCCGGCCTGATCATGACCGCGCCGATTCTTCTGCCTATCGCCACCGAGATCTACCACATCGACCCTCGTCACTTCGGGGTGGTGATCGTCATCAACCTGGTGCTGGGGCTGATGACGCCGCCAGTGGGGTTGAGCTTTTTCGTGGCTTCGGCGGTTACGGGCGCCAAGCCGGGCCCGATGTTCATCGTCACCTTGCCATTCTTCATCATCAGCTGCGTGGCACTTGTCATGCTCTCACTGTTCCCCAGCTTGTCGCTGGGCTTGCTGAACTGA
- a CDS encoding uracil-DNA glycosylase family protein → MALNLDARQRAMLEAMGITVWLPEAVEIAAAPELTDIAVAEAAPAMRTAPVAPVSPPISAPISAPVSAPAVQPPAPAAQAPASTPSSAPAAPQTPARAAPLLTSHSREPHRFVQQPAAGPAGEPGLGWTIGPAQLVYPHAPQHVQAAQQGGWLILLEPPANPALLSPAQKPSADSAQTALQGDAARLLDNMLRALSLQEKPRVYSAALHRAPADADLSHAQPLQPALEAVLRELRPDCVLVLGLASARAVLGRHEALGRLRAEPHRIAGVPTVVTYDPNYLLRAPQAKAGAWADLVQAQGFTKPA, encoded by the coding sequence ATGGCCCTGAATCTGGATGCCCGCCAGCGGGCCATGCTGGAAGCCATGGGCATCACCGTCTGGCTGCCCGAAGCTGTCGAAATTGCGGCGGCCCCTGAATTGACCGACATCGCTGTGGCCGAAGCCGCGCCGGCGATGCGTACAGCGCCTGTGGCACCTGTTTCGCCGCCAATATCCGCTCCGATATCGGCCCCGGTATCTGCGCCAGCCGTTCAGCCCCCTGCACCTGCTGCACAGGCACCGGCATCAACGCCCTCATCGGCGCCGGCGGCTCCTCAGACTCCGGCGCGTGCGGCTCCCCTGCTGACTAGCCACAGCCGCGAACCTCATCGCTTTGTGCAGCAACCGGCTGCCGGCCCTGCGGGCGAGCCCGGCCTGGGCTGGACCATTGGCCCGGCACAGCTGGTCTATCCCCATGCGCCCCAGCATGTGCAGGCGGCACAGCAGGGCGGCTGGCTGATTCTGCTGGAGCCGCCTGCCAACCCGGCATTGCTCAGCCCCGCGCAAAAGCCATCGGCAGACAGCGCACAGACCGCACTGCAGGGCGATGCAGCCCGACTTCTGGACAATATGCTGCGCGCCCTGAGCCTGCAGGAAAAACCGCGCGTCTACAGCGCGGCACTGCACCGCGCGCCGGCCGATGCCGACCTGAGCCACGCCCAACCGCTGCAGCCAGCACTGGAGGCCGTGCTGCGCGAGCTGCGCCCCGACTGCGTGCTGGTGCTGGGCCTGGCCAGCGCCCGCGCCGTGCTCGGCCGCCACGAGGCGCTGGGCCGCCTGCGTGCCGAGCCGCATCGCATTGCCGGCGTCCCCACGGTAGTGACCTACGACCCCAACTACCTGCTGCGTGCACCGCAGGCCAAGGCCGGTGCCTGGGCCGATCTGGTACAGGCCCAGGGTTTTACAAAGCCCGCATGA
- the tsaB gene encoding tRNA (adenosine(37)-N6)-threonylcarbamoyltransferase complex dimerization subunit type 1 TsaB, with the protein MNLLALDTSTDTLFVAVQRGDAVWQYSGPGAQQSSAQLLPAIRQLMQEAQLEFKQLDAIAFGRGPGSFTGLRTACAITQGLAFAAQVPVLPVDSLLTVAEEARHLHGCTEVEAVLDARMNEVYHAAFRFVGGQWVEPEDFGLCAPEALEVAAGLTVAGNASNVYPELLAPTAPHVHALPTATAMLRLAPALLAKGCAVPAEQALPRYIRDKVAKTTAERESEKAAAAQAATPQAAQ; encoded by the coding sequence ATGAATCTCTTAGCCCTCGACACCAGTACCGATACCCTGTTTGTAGCCGTCCAGCGCGGCGATGCCGTCTGGCAATACAGCGGCCCGGGCGCGCAGCAGTCGTCGGCCCAGTTGCTGCCGGCCATCCGCCAGCTGATGCAGGAGGCACAGCTGGAATTCAAACAGCTGGACGCCATTGCCTTTGGCCGCGGCCCAGGTTCTTTCACCGGCCTGCGTACGGCCTGCGCCATCACCCAGGGCCTGGCATTTGCGGCCCAGGTTCCCGTGCTGCCTGTGGATTCGCTGCTGACCGTGGCCGAGGAAGCCCGACATCTGCATGGCTGCACCGAGGTCGAGGCCGTACTGGATGCACGCATGAACGAGGTCTATCACGCAGCATTTCGCTTTGTCGGCGGCCAGTGGGTGGAGCCCGAAGATTTTGGCCTGTGCGCCCCCGAAGCCCTGGAGGTGGCGGCCGGCCTGACCGTGGCGGGCAACGCCAGCAACGTCTACCCCGAGCTGCTGGCGCCCACCGCCCCGCATGTGCACGCCCTGCCCACGGCCACTGCCATGCTGCGCCTGGCCCCTGCGCTGTTGGCAAAAGGCTGCGCCGTGCCCGCCGAGCAGGCCCTGCCGCGCTACATCCGCGATAAAGTGGCCAAAACCACGGCCGAGCGCGAAAGCGAAAAAGCCGCTGCCGCACAAGCCGCCACACCTCAAGCCGCGCAATGA
- a CDS encoding TRAP transporter substrate-binding protein, with the protein MTLNRRHFLQTAAATAAPLAFVTPSRAAAAKELRLGVITPAGHSWNRAAVQFGEALAKETNGRLKVTVFHSGQLGNESAMMQQLQSGALDMGWIQAAELGTRVPSVASINAPYLVRSTDAVAKLVKTPAALKLLDVLPRETGCVGLGWGITGMRVVFSNKEIKTPNDLKGMKLRINPTPVYRDFYQYFGAAPTPIPTPAVFDAMTNGQVDGLEADVELSWSQRFDKVAKVMMPMNALFMPVAPLFSGRIWATLDAKDRDLVRQLTSQALDGQIKDIVTTEVGLLEKLKKESIAIRDISAFDTKPAIDAFDKIWLPKAPQIAELRAAGAKL; encoded by the coding sequence ATGACACTCAATCGACGCCACTTTCTTCAGACCGCAGCGGCGACTGCTGCTCCCCTGGCCTTTGTGACGCCTTCGCGTGCAGCGGCGGCCAAGGAGCTGCGCCTAGGCGTCATCACGCCTGCCGGGCATTCGTGGAACCGCGCGGCGGTGCAGTTTGGCGAAGCTTTGGCGAAAGAAACCAATGGCCGGCTCAAGGTGACCGTTTTCCACTCGGGCCAATTGGGCAATGAGTCGGCCATGATGCAGCAGTTGCAATCCGGTGCGCTGGACATGGGCTGGATCCAGGCCGCAGAGCTGGGAACGCGCGTACCGAGCGTGGCCTCGATCAATGCTCCCTATCTTGTCCGCTCCACCGATGCCGTCGCGAAGCTGGTTAAGACGCCTGCCGCCTTGAAGCTGCTGGATGTGCTGCCGCGCGAGACCGGCTGTGTCGGTCTGGGCTGGGGCATCACCGGCATGCGCGTGGTGTTCTCGAACAAGGAAATCAAGACGCCCAATGACCTCAAGGGCATGAAGCTGCGCATCAATCCGACACCGGTTTACCGTGACTTCTACCAGTACTTCGGAGCCGCGCCGACCCCCATTCCTACACCAGCGGTGTTCGATGCCATGACCAATGGCCAAGTGGATGGGCTGGAGGCGGATGTGGAGCTTTCCTGGAGCCAGCGTTTTGACAAGGTGGCAAAGGTGATGATGCCCATGAATGCGCTGTTCATGCCTGTGGCGCCGCTGTTCTCGGGCCGTATCTGGGCGACGCTGGATGCGAAAGACCGTGACTTGGTGCGTCAGCTGACCAGTCAGGCCCTGGACGGCCAGATCAAGGATATCGTGACGACGGAAGTTGGCCTGCTGGAGAAGCTCAAGAAGGAGTCGATCGCCATCCGCGATATCAGCGCTTTCGACACCAAGCCCGCGATTGATGCCTTCGACAAGATCTGGTTGCCCAAGGCGCCCCAGATTGCAGAATTGCGCGCGGCGGGGGCCAAGCTCTGA
- a CDS encoding aldehyde dehydrogenase (NADP(+)) — translation MQITGEMLIGASAVRGAEGQQQAFNPGMDQFIATPTFGMGGQVEVDRAALLAAQAFDPYRQLPLAKRAEFLELIADNIMALGDALIERAMAETGLPLARLQGERGRTVGQLRLFAKVVRDGRFLSPTVDQAQPERTPLPRADLRLAKMALGPVAVFGASNFPLAFSVAGGDTASALAAGAPVIVKAHSAHLGTSEMVGRAIQKAVKDLGLPEGVFSLLMGAGRKLGEALVAHPAIKAVGFTGSRQGGLALMRIANARPEPIPVYAEMSSINPVFLMPAALAARAESIGRGFADSLTMGAGQFCTNPGMVVAIGDDNVQCFIDAASQALAAKPAQTMLTPGIHQAFGAGVAQVDAAEGVEKVAQGQPAGGLRNAAQAALYVTDVQRLLSSPVLQEEMFGPASIVIRAKDFEEVLQLAEQLEGQLTVTLQLDPADHADARRLISVLERKAGRILANGFPTGVEVCHAMVHGGPFPSTSNAMFTSVGASAIDRFMRPVCYQDLPDELLPEAVQQANPLGLSRVVNGDLEAG, via the coding sequence ATGCAAATTACTGGCGAAATGCTGATCGGCGCGAGCGCAGTGCGCGGCGCAGAAGGGCAACAGCAGGCGTTCAATCCCGGTATGGATCAATTCATCGCAACGCCTACATTCGGCATGGGTGGGCAGGTAGAAGTGGATCGCGCGGCCCTGCTAGCGGCGCAGGCATTCGATCCTTACCGTCAGTTGCCGCTTGCCAAGCGTGCCGAATTTCTAGAGCTGATTGCCGACAACATCATGGCTTTGGGCGATGCCCTGATCGAGCGCGCCATGGCTGAAACCGGCCTACCGCTGGCGCGCCTGCAAGGCGAGCGTGGGCGCACGGTAGGGCAGCTTCGGCTGTTTGCCAAGGTGGTTCGCGATGGCCGTTTCCTGAGCCCGACCGTTGACCAGGCGCAGCCCGAGCGCACACCGCTGCCCCGGGCCGACCTGCGCTTGGCCAAGATGGCGCTGGGGCCGGTAGCGGTGTTTGGTGCGAGCAATTTTCCGTTGGCGTTCTCGGTGGCCGGGGGGGATACGGCGTCGGCCCTGGCTGCCGGTGCCCCTGTGATCGTCAAGGCCCACAGCGCCCATCTGGGCACGTCCGAAATGGTGGGTCGGGCGATTCAAAAAGCGGTCAAAGATTTGGGCTTGCCCGAAGGGGTGTTTTCCCTGCTGATGGGCGCCGGGCGCAAGCTGGGTGAGGCCTTGGTCGCACACCCTGCCATCAAGGCTGTTGGCTTTACCGGATCGCGTCAAGGGGGACTTGCATTGATGCGCATTGCCAATGCGCGTCCGGAGCCCATTCCCGTCTATGCAGAGATGAGCAGCATCAACCCGGTGTTCCTGATGCCGGCCGCCCTGGCCGCGCGCGCCGAGTCGATAGGGCGCGGCTTTGCCGACTCGCTGACAATGGGGGCGGGTCAGTTCTGCACCAACCCGGGGATGGTGGTGGCTATTGGCGACGATAACGTGCAGTGCTTCATCGACGCAGCAAGCCAGGCGCTGGCCGCCAAGCCGGCCCAGACCATGTTGACGCCCGGCATTCACCAGGCCTTTGGCGCTGGCGTCGCCCAGGTCGATGCTGCGGAAGGTGTGGAGAAAGTGGCGCAAGGGCAGCCGGCCGGCGGGTTGCGCAATGCCGCGCAGGCCGCGCTGTATGTGACGGATGTGCAGCGCCTGTTGTCATCGCCTGTGCTGCAGGAGGAGATGTTTGGCCCGGCCTCCATCGTTATTCGTGCCAAGGATTTCGAAGAGGTTCTCCAGCTGGCTGAGCAACTCGAGGGCCAGTTGACGGTGACGCTGCAGCTCGACCCTGCAGACCATGCCGACGCGCGGCGCCTCATCTCCGTGCTGGAACGCAAGGCAGGGCGCATTTTGGCCAACGGCTTTCCGACCGGTGTCGAGGTATGTCACGCCATGGTGCATGGCGGCCCTTTCCCGTCCACGTCCAACGCCATGTTCACTTCTGTGGGGGCCAGTGCCATCGACCGCTTTATGCGCCCGGTGTGCTATCAGGATCTGCCGGATGAGTTGTTGCCTGAGGCTGTGCAGCAAGCAAACCCGCTGGGGTTGTCCAGGGTGGTCAACGGTGATTTGGAAGCAGGCTGA
- the dacB gene encoding D-alanyl-D-alanine carboxypeptidase/D-alanyl-D-alanine endopeptidase — MLQTKTFLRKTLTALGAPLLALLATSSQAQTPQTDTRIPAAVDAALQRAKIPREAVSLMVMDVDGKSAPRLAWRTHQPMNPASVMKLVTTYAALDQLGPAYVWRTPVYFGGPVVDGALRGNLYIQGQGDPKLVLERLWLMLRRLQGMGVKVIVGDIVLDRSAFQLPAHDAAVFDNEPWRPYNASPDALLINYKAVALNIAPDTGAGVARIQYDPPMSGMENQTTVPLAATNSDCGDWRTKLQLDMSNPQRIGFAGSYPAICGDKSWSIAPAQPEQFAAKAIEGMWRDLGGKLTGAVRDGTVPQGLQPAFQTESPSLSEVVRDVNKYSNNIMAQHVFLALGMQRTGVASFETSRQVLAQWWQSRWGAAEQPVVDNGAGLSRNASITASSLAQMLQNAWMSPVMPEFVASMPIVGVDGTLRRSRSKSAGAAHLKTGTLRDSAALAGYVDGASGHRYVLVAMANHANAPAARTAWEALVDWAAVQ, encoded by the coding sequence ATGCTGCAGACCAAGACTTTTCTTCGCAAGACCCTGACCGCGCTGGGCGCACCTTTGCTGGCGCTGCTGGCCACGTCCTCCCAAGCACAGACACCACAGACCGACACCCGCATCCCCGCTGCCGTGGACGCTGCCCTGCAGCGCGCCAAGATTCCGCGCGAAGCTGTGTCGCTGATGGTGATGGATGTGGACGGAAAGTCCGCGCCACGCCTGGCCTGGCGCACGCACCAGCCCATGAACCCGGCATCGGTCATGAAGCTGGTCACCACCTATGCGGCGCTCGATCAGCTGGGTCCGGCCTATGTCTGGCGCACGCCCGTGTATTTCGGCGGACCCGTGGTCGACGGTGCGCTGCGCGGCAATCTCTATATCCAGGGGCAGGGCGATCCCAAGCTGGTGCTGGAGCGCCTGTGGCTGATGCTGCGCCGCCTGCAGGGCATGGGCGTGAAGGTCATCGTCGGCGATATCGTGCTGGACCGCTCGGCCTTCCAACTGCCCGCGCATGACGCGGCGGTCTTCGACAACGAGCCCTGGCGGCCCTACAACGCCTCGCCCGATGCGCTGCTGATCAACTACAAGGCCGTGGCTCTCAATATTGCTCCTGATACGGGAGCTGGTGTCGCTCGCATTCAGTACGATCCACCAATGTCCGGCATGGAAAATCAGACAACCGTGCCGCTGGCTGCTACGAATTCTGATTGCGGTGACTGGCGCACCAAGCTGCAGCTCGATATGAGCAACCCGCAGCGCATTGGCTTTGCCGGCAGCTATCCGGCGATCTGCGGCGACAAGAGCTGGTCCATCGCTCCGGCCCAGCCCGAGCAGTTTGCGGCCAAGGCCATTGAAGGCATGTGGCGCGATCTGGGGGGCAAGCTGACCGGCGCCGTGCGTGACGGTACCGTGCCGCAGGGCCTGCAGCCGGCATTCCAGACCGAGTCCCCCTCGCTGTCCGAGGTGGTGCGTGACGTCAACAAGTACAGCAACAACATCATGGCCCAGCATGTGTTTCTGGCCCTGGGCATGCAGCGTACCGGCGTGGCCAGCTTCGAGACTTCGCGCCAGGTGCTGGCCCAATGGTGGCAAAGCCGCTGGGGTGCCGCCGAGCAGCCCGTGGTGGACAACGGCGCGGGCCTGAGCCGCAACGCCAGCATCACGGCCAGCAGCCTGGCGCAGATGCTGCAAAACGCCTGGATGTCACCGGTGATGCCGGAGTTTGTGGCATCCATGCCCATCGTCGGTGTGGACGGCACGCTGCGCCGCAGCCGCAGCAAATCGGCTGGCGCAGCCCACCTCAAGACCGGCACGCTGCGCGACTCTGCCGCGCTGGCCGGCTATGTGGATGGCGCCAGCGGCCACCGCTATGTACTGGTGGCCATGGCCAACCATGCCAATGCGCCAGCGGCACGCACGGCCTGGGAAGCATTGGTGGACTGGGCGGCTGTGCAGTAG
- the corA gene encoding magnesium/cobalt transporter CorA, protein MLNIFTLASGRLVQEEIESLEDLERFRPIWVDLESPTPEEKRWIKQHYELSIPEDAMDDDIEESARFYEEDNGELHIRSDFLIDDVEDPRSVRVAFILNQHNQNLRSCGVLFSIHDEDVPVFRLLRMRARRAPGLIDEAKDVLLKLFDADAEYSADTLERIYDDLEKASKMVLSGDVTDDVAKEVLGAIARQEDLNGRIRRNVMDTRRAVSFMMRSKMLNAEQFEESRQILRDIESLDSHTAFLFDKINFLMDATVGFININQNKIIKIFSVASVALLPPTLIASVYGMNFKFMPELEWEFGYGYVVALMILSAVGPMLYFRKRGWLK, encoded by the coding sequence ATGCTCAACATCTTTACGCTGGCCAGCGGCCGCCTCGTTCAAGAAGAAATCGAGTCTCTGGAAGACCTCGAACGCTTTCGCCCCATCTGGGTGGATCTGGAATCCCCCACGCCCGAAGAAAAGCGCTGGATCAAGCAGCACTACGAACTGTCCATCCCCGAAGACGCGATGGACGACGATATCGAGGAGTCCGCCCGCTTCTACGAGGAAGACAATGGCGAGCTGCATATCCGCAGCGACTTTTTGATCGACGATGTGGAAGACCCGCGCTCGGTACGCGTGGCCTTCATCCTCAACCAGCACAACCAGAATCTGCGCAGCTGTGGCGTGCTGTTCTCCATCCACGACGAAGACGTGCCCGTGTTCCGCCTGCTGCGCATGCGCGCGCGCCGCGCGCCCGGCCTGATCGACGAAGCCAAGGATGTGCTGCTCAAGCTCTTCGACGCGGACGCCGAGTACTCGGCCGATACTCTGGAGCGCATCTATGACGACCTCGAAAAAGCCAGCAAGATGGTGCTGTCGGGCGACGTGACCGACGATGTGGCCAAAGAGGTGCTGGGCGCCATTGCCCGCCAGGAAGACTTGAATGGCCGCATCCGCCGCAACGTCATGGACACGCGCCGTGCCGTCAGCTTCATGATGCGCTCCAAGATGCTCAATGCAGAGCAGTTCGAGGAGTCGCGCCAGATCCTGCGCGACATCGAGTCGCTGGACAGCCACACGGCCTTTCTGTTCGACAAGATCAACTTTCTGATGGATGCCACCGTGGGCTTCATCAACATCAACCAGAACAAGATCATCAAGATCTTCTCCGTGGCCAGCGTGGCCCTGCTGCCGCCCACGCTGATCGCCAGCGTCTATGGCATGAACTTCAAGTTCATGCCAGAGCTGGAATGGGAATTCGGCTACGGCTATGTGGTCGCCCTGATGATTCTGAGCGCCGTGGGCCCGATGCTGTACTTCCGCAAACGCGGCTGGTTGAAGTAA
- a CDS encoding GntR family transcriptional regulator has translation MPTPKKSPAARAKASATKVKALPAIKRRAADLAYDAIETMLSTMQLEPGSPIVEAELAERTGMGRTPVREALLRMISIDLIVQQPRRGLLVSNIDLAEHLDVIQTRRVLENLLAACAARRASVQQRQEIVQCAEQMVAAAKRGNLEEYMHEDHALDVIIHTASRNRSAVKSVTPLIVQCRRFWYAYQHEGDILEGALAHLELAQGISTGDEAAAITGANRLMDYLEAFARRIIES, from the coding sequence ATGCCTACTCCCAAGAAATCTCCAGCTGCACGTGCAAAGGCCTCTGCAACAAAAGTCAAGGCCTTGCCTGCGATCAAGCGCCGTGCCGCAGACCTTGCCTACGACGCCATTGAAACCATGCTGTCAACCATGCAACTCGAGCCTGGCAGCCCCATCGTCGAGGCTGAGCTGGCAGAACGCACCGGCATGGGCAGGACACCTGTGCGCGAGGCATTGCTGCGCATGATTTCCATCGACCTGATCGTCCAGCAGCCGCGCCGCGGACTGCTGGTGTCCAACATTGATCTGGCGGAGCACCTGGATGTCATCCAGACACGCAGGGTTCTGGAGAATCTCCTTGCCGCCTGCGCCGCCCGGCGGGCATCGGTGCAGCAGCGCCAGGAGATCGTTCAATGTGCCGAGCAGATGGTCGCGGCCGCCAAGCGCGGCAACCTGGAAGAGTACATGCATGAGGATCATGCGCTTGATGTCATCATCCACACGGCCAGCCGCAACCGTTCAGCAGTCAAAAGCGTCACGCCGCTGATCGTGCAATGCAGGCGGTTTTGGTACGCCTACCAGCACGAAGGCGATATTCTCGAAGGCGCACTCGCGCATCTTGAGCTGGCCCAGGGCATTTCTACCGGGGATGAAGCGGCCGCCATCACCGGCGCCAACCGGCTGATGGACTACCTGGAAGCCTTTGCCAGACGCATCATCGAAAGCTGA
- the rimI gene encoding ribosomal protein S18-alanine N-acetyltransferase: protein MTSPSSPVLPTAEVALDDAASLVRFEPLSVLWLDTLLPIEEQAYVHPWSRGNFQDAMVAGYEAQLLVDSQHQLLGYFVAMSVLDEVHLLNITVNPAFQRQGWARVLLDALALWARQKNSQWIWLEVRESNTRAREVYLKHGFAEVGLRKNYYPNPNGPRENAVLMSLKLWP, encoded by the coding sequence ATGACATCACCTAGCAGCCCTGTACTGCCAACCGCTGAAGTCGCCCTGGACGACGCCGCATCCCTTGTGCGTTTCGAGCCGCTGTCAGTTCTGTGGCTGGACACCCTGCTCCCCATCGAGGAGCAGGCCTATGTCCACCCCTGGAGCCGGGGCAATTTTCAGGATGCGATGGTGGCCGGCTACGAGGCGCAGTTGCTGGTCGACTCCCAGCACCAGTTGCTGGGCTACTTTGTCGCCATGTCGGTGCTGGACGAGGTGCACCTGCTCAACATCACCGTCAACCCGGCCTTCCAGCGCCAGGGCTGGGCGCGCGTGCTGCTCGATGCCTTGGCGCTGTGGGCGCGGCAGAAAAATTCACAGTGGATCTGGCTGGAAGTGCGGGAAAGCAATACCCGCGCGCGCGAGGTCTACCTCAAGCATGGCTTTGCCGAAGTGGGCCTGCGCAAGAACTACTACCCCAACCCCAACGGCCCGCGTGAGAACGCCGTGCTCATGAGTCTCAAACTATGGCCCTGA
- a CDS encoding Ldh family oxidoreductase codes for MEPMPNSNLNQPDQSAQASAVKPGHIALTLDEVHQLAYRVLTHHGLSAEHAQAIARVITAGERDECHSHGMYRVLSCTRTLQHGAVARDAIPVVSDRGPGVVAVDAQFGFSQLAFEVGSKVLLEKVRKTGIAALAINNCYHFSALWPEIEALVEHGVAALAMTPSHAWVAPAGGSRPVFGTNPIAFGWPRAGAQPYVFDFATSAVARGEIELYRRSGRTLPKGWGVDAKGSPSIDAATVLDQGAMLTFGGYKGSALSTMIELLAGPLIGDMTSAESLRIDDGAGASPRHGEIVIALDPRFFSAGNFIEDRQRAEKLFESITGQGARLPSQRRFAARSRSLANGYVQIPEALLRDVQQLLG; via the coding sequence ATGGAACCCATGCCAAACAGCAACCTGAACCAGCCTGACCAAAGTGCTCAGGCAAGCGCAGTGAAACCAGGCCACATTGCACTGACGTTGGATGAAGTGCACCAACTGGCCTATCGCGTATTGACCCACCACGGTCTGTCTGCCGAACATGCACAGGCCATTGCGCGCGTGATTACGGCGGGAGAGCGCGACGAGTGCCATTCGCATGGCATGTATCGGGTTTTATCGTGCACCCGCACACTCCAGCATGGCGCTGTCGCGCGCGATGCCATACCCGTCGTCAGCGACCGGGGCCCTGGCGTCGTCGCCGTCGATGCACAGTTCGGCTTCTCGCAACTGGCTTTCGAGGTGGGCAGCAAAGTGCTGCTCGAGAAAGTCCGCAAAACCGGGATCGCAGCCCTGGCCATCAACAACTGCTATCACTTCTCAGCCCTGTGGCCCGAAATCGAGGCCTTGGTCGAGCACGGCGTGGCGGCCCTGGCCATGACCCCCAGTCACGCCTGGGTAGCCCCTGCGGGCGGCAGCCGGCCGGTTTTCGGCACCAACCCGATCGCCTTTGGCTGGCCCAGGGCCGGCGCCCAGCCCTATGTTTTTGACTTTGCGACCAGTGCCGTGGCCCGCGGCGAAATCGAGCTCTACCGACGCAGTGGTCGCACCTTGCCCAAGGGCTGGGGGGTCGATGCCAAAGGCTCCCCGAGCATCGATGCAGCAACCGTGCTGGATCAAGGCGCCATGCTGACTTTTGGCGGCTACAAGGGCTCAGCTCTGTCGACCATGATCGAGTTACTGGCTGGGCCATTGATTGGCGACATGACCAGTGCTGAATCACTGCGCATCGACGATGGAGCCGGTGCAAGCCCTCGCCATGGCGAAATCGTGATCGCGTTGGATCCCCGTTTTTTCAGCGCCGGCAACTTTATCGAGGATCGTCAGCGCGCTGAAAAACTGTTCGAGAGCATTACCGGCCAGGGCGCACGCCTGCCCTCCCAGCGCCGCTTCGCAGCTAGAAGCCGCAGCCTGGCCAATGGATATGTGCAGATCCCCGAAGCCTTGCTGCGCGATGTCCAGCAATTGCTAGGCTAA